The following DNA comes from Mesorhizobium sp. B2-1-8.
GCAGCGTGATGACACCCTTGGCGCCGATGAACAGCACGATGCCGAATTCGTTGACGGTCAACAGCAGGCACAGGCTGCCGCCGGCGATGAGCGCCGGAACCGCGGCCGGTAGGATGACCTGGTGCACGATGCGGAACGGCCTGGCGCCGAGCACGCTTGCCGCTTCGATCTGGCCGCGATCGACCAGGGAGAAGGCGGCAAGCAGCGGCCGCAGGATGAAGGGCGTGTAGACCGTGACCTCGGCCAGCACCACGCCCCATGTCGAATAGAGGAAATCGACGGGCGGCAGCGGCAGCGAGAAGGCCTCCATCAGCCCGGTGTTGAGCATGCCGGCGGACCCGTAGAGGAAGGTGAAGGCCAGCGTCACCAGGAAAGTCGGCAGCGCGATGAACGTGTCGATCAGCCGGGCGATGAAGCCGCTGCCGGGAAACGGCACGAAGGCCAGGATCAGCGCCAGCACGAGGCCGACGGCCAGGCATCCGGCTGTCGCCGCGACCGAGATCGTCACCGTGTTGATCAGCGCGTTGAGGAAGAACCGCGAATGCAGGACGCGAATGATCTCGGCGGCATTGGCGACGCCGCTATCGTCAAGGAATGCCTGCCGGGCAATAAGCGCCAGCGGATAGAAGAACAGCAGCGCCAGCAGGGCCGCCGGCGGCACGATCCAGAATTTGCCGGGTTCCCGCCTGCTGGTGGCCGGCGAACCGATGGCGACCGCCTCAGACACCGGCGTCTTCCGGCAGAAGCGAGGTATCGGCGGGAGCGAAGAACAGCGGCACCTGGGCGCCGGGCTCGGGCAAGGCGACCGGCAATCTCGTTGCCGAGACACGAACCGGTGTGCCCTCGACATCGAGCACGAGATGAGTGAGTTCGCCCTGCCAGTGCACTTCCATCAATGTGCCGACGATGCGGTTGGTATGCTCGCTGTCGGCGGTCAGGCTGAGGTGCTGCGGCCTGATGCAGAGCAGGCTCTTGTCGCCAGCCTTCTCGTCGCGGCCGGCACCCCTGAGCACCGCGTCGCCGTGCCTTGCCGTGGCAAGGCCCTTCGACCCGGCGCCCTCGGCGACCGTCACCGGCAGAAGGTTGGCGCGGCCGAGGAACTCGGCGGTGAACCGGTTCGGCGGACGGCGGTAGAGTTCCGTCGTCGGTCCGTGCGAACAGACCCTGCCGTCGCGCATGATGGCGATCTTGTCGGCAAGCGTCAGCGCCTCGGTCTGGTCGTGGGTGACATAGAGAATGGTCAGGCCCGGCAGGCTGCGGTGCAGGCGGGCAATCTCCTCGACCATGTTGCGGCGGATCTGCGCGTCGAGCGCCGACAGCGGCTCGTCGAGCAGCAGCACACGCGGCCGCACGGCCAATGCCCTGGCGATCGCCACGCGCTGTTGCTGGCCACCCGAGAGTTCGCGCGGATAACGCCGGGCAAAAGTCGCCATGTCGACAGTACCGAGCGCATCCTTGACCCGCTCGGCAATCAGCGCCTTGTCGGCGCCTTGGGCCCGCAGGCCAAAGGCGACGTTGTCCTCGACCCGCATATGCGGAAACAGCGCGTAATTCTGCACCACCATGCCGAGGCCACGTTCGTAGGGCGGCAGGTCGGTCACATCGGTGGCGCCGATGCGGATGCGGCCACTTGCCGGCCGCACGAAACCAGCAAGGGCCCGTAAGGCGGTGGTCTTGCCCGAGCCTGACGGGCCGATCAACGCCAGGATTTCACCGGGCGCGATATCCAGGGTCAGCGGGTGCAGGACGACATGCGCGCCGTAGGCGACGCTGACCTTGTCGAAATGGACGTTGGAGCCGGCGCCGCGAATTTTCGCGGCGTCGATGTCCATGACACTGGTACCAGTAAAGGCTGCGGCCGACATGGCATGGTCCTCCCGATTTCTGCCCTCGGGTGTCAGCTTCCGGTCGCCTCGTTCCACTTCCTGACGTAGTCGGGAAGCTTGCTCAGCGCCTCGTCCCAGTTCGGCGACCAGATGGTGACGCCCTTCATCGCCTCTTGTGCCTTGGCAAAGTTGGCATCATCGGGCTTTACGTCCTTTCGGGCCGGCATGCCGAGCGCAACCGAGCTTACAGTCGATTGTGCTTCCTTGGCGAGCAGGAAGTCGATCAGCTTCTTGCCGTTGTCGGCATTAGGCGCGCCGGCGACCAGCCCGATTTCGTAGGGCAAGGCGAAGGTGGAGCGGGTGCCGTCCGGACCAGCGGGCCAGAACACCTTGATGTTCGGATTGTCGGCCATCTGCGACATGTTCATCTGCAGATCGCCATTGGCGACATGCAGTTCGCCCTTGTTGACCAGCGCGGTCAGCTTGCCCGTGGAGGCGGACGGGCCGACATTATTGTCCTGCAGCTTCTTCATGAAGGCGAAGCCGGCGTCCTCGCCGCCAAAGGCATGGATGATCTGCAGCATGACGGCCGTGCCATCGCCGGCCTGGCCGGGGGTCGAATACTGGATCTTGCCCTTGAACTTCGGGTCGAGCAGGTCGTTGTAGGTCTTCGGCGCTTCCGACAGCACGGCGCTGTTGTAGA
Coding sequences within:
- a CDS encoding 2-aminoethylphosphonate ABC transporter permease subunit, with the protein product MSEAVAIGSPATSRREPGKFWIVPPAALLALLFFYPLALIARQAFLDDSGVANAAEIIRVLHSRFFLNALINTVTISVAATAGCLAVGLVLALILAFVPFPGSGFIARLIDTFIALPTFLVTLAFTFLYGSAGMLNTGLMEAFSLPLPPVDFLYSTWGVVLAEVTVYTPFILRPLLAAFSLVDRGQIEAASVLGARPFRIVHQVILPAAVPALIAGGSLCLLLTVNEFGIVLFIGAKGVITLPLLIYGKAIQESAYQVACIIAVVNIALSLGLFGLYRFAAARLGV
- a CDS encoding ABC transporter ATP-binding protein codes for the protein MSAAAFTGTSVMDIDAAKIRGAGSNVHFDKVSVAYGAHVVLHPLTLDIAPGEILALIGPSGSGKTTALRALAGFVRPASGRIRIGATDVTDLPPYERGLGMVVQNYALFPHMRVEDNVAFGLRAQGADKALIAERVKDALGTVDMATFARRYPRELSGGQQQRVAIARALAVRPRVLLLDEPLSALDAQIRRNMVEEIARLHRSLPGLTILYVTHDQTEALTLADKIAIMRDGRVCSHGPTTELYRRPPNRFTAEFLGRANLLPVTVAEGAGSKGLATARHGDAVLRGAGRDEKAGDKSLLCIRPQHLSLTADSEHTNRIVGTLMEVHWQGELTHLVLDVEGTPVRVSATRLPVALPEPGAQVPLFFAPADTSLLPEDAGV
- a CDS encoding 2-aminoethylphosphonate ABC transporter substrate-binding protein, with protein sequence MKSRNATMVAAFAALLTSAALVGPALADGVVTIYSADGLHDGNGSWYETEFAAFTKATGITVQYIEAGSGGVVERVAKEKSNPQADVLVTLPPFIQRAAVDGLLQDYKPEAASQIDGGTDKYRPLVNNYMDFIYNSAVLSEAPKTYNDLLDPKFKGKIQYSTPGQAGDGTAVMLQIIHAFGGEDAGFAFMKKLQDNNVGPSASTGKLTALVNKGELHVANGDLQMNMSQMADNPNIKVFWPAGPDGTRSTFALPYEIGLVAGAPNADNGKKLIDFLLAKEAQSTVSSVALGMPARKDVKPDDANFAKAQEAMKGVTIWSPNWDEALSKLPDYVRKWNEATGS